CTCTAGAATGAGACATACATACTTACAAAGGACACCTCCAAACGCCCCCCGAACTCGCCTCACAACACACAACCTAACCCTGTGAGCAGCGACGCGAAACCGACAACCAAAGAGAAGGCACTTGCCGTgtccacagaaaaagacgcggaagatgTCACACCCTCAATCGTCACCTCAACGCTACACACACTCGACGAATCTGCTGATGTTCCCTTCTTGGAACCGTCGACTGACCCAGTAGCTTTCTTTCCGCATCCAACCACgatcttcgtttcctcctccgGAAAACTGTCCTGCGGAATCACCAAACTAAATGAGTGATTGCTTGAGTCTTGATTCCACCAACTGCTCTCGTACGCCGGGATAACCTCTGTGTAGTTGCCACCGCACGTCTTGGCTGcgttccctttttcctcacTAAAACAGTATGTGCTTTTGTAATCCGTCGGGAGAACTTCTCCATCGCTTCCGCACACCAATGTGAACCTGTTTTGTGACGGGCTCAGTTTGATGCTTTGGTGTGTTGGATTGCTGGTCTTTCCGTAGGCACAAGTGACGGTATGCTTATCTGTCACGCTTGCCCTCGCCTCAAGAGTCACAGTCAATTTACATTTGGCTGTATTGTTGGTAGTGGGAGTCGAGAGGCACCCAACAATGAACTTTTTGTCGCTATAGGGGAGGTTCTCGCGCGGAATGCTTAATTTTTTCGCTTTCACATTTTTCACTTCTGGAACGGCCTCCCATCCAATGCTTTCGGCGGAGCCGGCGAGCAGGGTTGTGACATCGATGCATTTAGGATTGCCCTGATCGTTCTTGCACTTCGTCAGGTCTGGTGTGTTTTCTGGGCATACTTGTTTCTGGGTCAGCTCGTCTGGCGCACATGTTAGACCCGTTTGGCACACCAACTGCAGAACAGATTTCGTTGACGACAGTGTTGCCTGAAGCTCCTTTGGATCTCTATCATCTGTCGACACGCAGGTACACGTTGTTTGACCCCCGCTGTCCTGCACAACACACTCTGAAACATTTGGAGTCGCGGCCGCTGCTTGGATCACAAAGGGTGACGGATAACCAGATAGCCCTGCTGTGCTCGCGAGTAACAGCAAGAAAACCAGGACGAAGCGAGTTGCTAGTGACCGTTTTAGTGACTCTCCGTGCACAGCAAAAAAGTGCGACTCCGAGGGTGAGGCCTCAACgaccgccgcgcctctcagGCGCGCGTGCACCATGACTGGACACAGGGAGTATTGGTCTACGGAACGAAGCGTCAGGGTGAGAAAATCGGGTCTTGTCACAGATATGTCAGAGGTTGCGGTATCGGAGATTTAAAAAATTAATCACCTCACCGCTGTAGGAGACCTGGGGACGTGACAACTTCAGATGTCTGCACCCATGCAGTGCTTAGTGTTTCGCGTGATTCTGCTGGGGCTGACGAAACAACCGTAGGGTGGGTCAACTGAAGACACCTTGCAAGTCGTGTCTCCTCAAATCTCGTCTCCAGGCCTTTACCTTCCCTgatgagagaaaaaaagaaaccCACGAATAAGAAGCGAGGGCTTGGAAACCAACTCTACGGGCACACCTCGCTCCGGTGAGCGCGTGCCGCGTTCCGCCCGGGACGAGATTCTCGCCGTGTCCGAACCAACCGCGCATCCAGCCGGGGACTCCCGTTCGGGTCTGGGCCACTTgcgacgaggaaagggaTGCATGCTTCGCATCTCACTCCGAAGTAAGGGGCTGTGTCTTCACATCCCGTGTTGACGTCTGTACTTTTAACTTTAAAAGAAGATTATATCATTGATGTAAAAAAGTATCAAATAAAATCCTTCTAACCTAGTTCGAAGACTGACTTCTCGAGTTACCTTGGAAGAGCAACTTAAACTGTAGCACGGCAACTTGACCCTCCAGTGCGTCCCGTCTCCCGTCGCTGGTGCCCAGTTCGGCAGCGTGGCAGCGGCAGTCCGAAAGGGACGGAGTAGGAGGGTGGCGTGTAGTTTACTCGACATGTACTCTCCTTGAGCTTTCATCTGACGTAACGCACGCAGATACTCTCGGGGCACCTTCACGTATATCCACATTCATCCGGAATGTGGCCACGGGCAGTGCGAACACCAGTACAGGGAACTTACGGAGACTCTATCCCGGAGATCGTGTTCCCTGAATGGAGGAAAGAGGCTACATTGCACGGGTGTGCCGCGAGACATACCAAGAGAAAACATGCAGCTGTGAAAACCCAATGACGTACTGGAGTACGGACGGTCGTgctttgcctctcctttccttcaaacacgccctcgtcctccgctGCTTCGGCCGCGTGAATGCTGCCAGCCCCTGGCAGTCAGTATTTATCCGATTCGAGCACATATAAACGGGCACAAATGAGGGGACCTTCCTGGACAAAAGGGAATAGTCGGAGCTAGCCTTTTTGCCACTATATGCCGTGAGTGTTCCAGAAAAATACTTCTCTTCCTGTAAACTATTTATGACTGTTTCCCCGATTCGTCGTCGGCCCCACGAGTCCTAATCAAAACGTGCTTGTTGGTGGATTTTCatgaagacaagagagagtcAAAATATCAGATAGATAGTACTCTGCCCGAGCTCACTTGGTGGATGACGCGTCTACCTTCAACGAGGAGTATGAGCAGGAGCATTGCGTGTGTCCAAAATGTGTGTTACCCTGTGGTAGCAGGATATGATGCAGCGCGACTACGATGTGTCAGGCCATTTTACACTATCTGGTAATAGGATAGCCCATGACGGGGCAACCACAGCTCTCAACTTTCGCTTTACCTCGCATCTGTGGACGGTCCTGGAGGGTAGAAAATCTAAAACCTGAAAAACTTATTTCCTCTGTGCAACTCCCATTCCGTTTCGAAATCTGGTGTTGATCGCCGACTGCTTGAATAGTGTATATACTGGGCGATACTGGAGCTTATGAGGATATGCTTGTCTTTTCCTATCTCGCTTTCCAATGGACTTTGGACCCGTTCTAGCAGGCGAGCTTGATTCAACGGGATTCCTTTCATTTCAGCCAGTCTACCGTGGTGCGAAAAACGTTGATGCCCCATTGCCACCTGTATGCCGCCAGAGGCTTGATAACAGGCTACTGTGAAGCAGCGGAGGAGTGTGATAAATGTCGTCTGTTTTCCGCAGAACTTGTCACGTCAGTCGACTCCGCAGAAGTTGCAAAGATGAACATGGTTCGCGCTGCCACCAACATGTACGGGGTTACCTTGTGTCGTGTGCGGATCCTCTCTAAAGCCTAAAGAAAAACTACAGTATCATCTACTGCGCCTACCCCTGGTAAAACAAGCCGGTTGCTGCTCTCGCGACCTGCAACATTCTCGCCGGCCGTAGCACgcatctgcctctctcccaaGATGGTTCTTCTGTGCCTCTGTCCCGGCGTGATGACAAAAGGAACATGCAAGAAAATGCGGCCACATTTGGATGTGTTCCAGAAGTCTCATGCGAGATCTAGGAGAGCCAAGGGGTGGTGTGACTAGTCGCTCCTTCGTTTACTGGTCTGGTATTTGCCGGTGGTGTGTGGGAAGTCTGCAATGGCGCCCGCTGTGGCAAAGCGCTGTGTGAACGGCCACCTCGTTTGCGAAGGGGACGTACCAGATGGTTgcaggaaggaaacaacAGCCGGATTTGTGACTGCTTGCCATGCACAAGAGCGttcagaagcagagacaacgaTAAAACGTGGAAATGTCGCGCATTCAATCCTACTGCATAGCGAGGCTGCTAGTGTCCTCGCATGTCGCTCTGTGGTGTCTCCTACCTGCCGGCGGTCTTCGGCAAAACAGCAACCCGGCTGTGAACTGCCGGTTCTATCACGACTGGAGCCACTATCGTATCATATCAGGACTCGCATAGGCTCGAATTGTGTCCCTACGCATCGATGGAATTTTGAAATGCCTGTCTCTGACACTATTCCCTACTGCGTggggtggagaggaaggataGTGGCGTGTTAGGAGTCAACAAGTTCCAATAGTTTTGCTTTCAAATAGGTTCTCGTTCTGGTTCTTCGGAGAAAGAGCTTTAAGCAAGAACAATGCGCAGTTTTGGCCTAGTTAGACGGGCGAACTGCGATTCAGCAGGAGAATTCCGGCGATGCAAGATCGCGAACAACACATACGACTCATACACATCGGCGGATGAAGgaacgaaaaaagaaaaaccggCCAACAAACAAAACCATGGTGAACGCAGTGCTACCAATGAGAAACCATTACCAAGGACACATCCATGCACTCGACGAACGCGGCTCACATCACAGGCCCTAACCCTGTCAACAACGCAGCGAAACCTCCAAGGAAAGAGAATGCACCAGCCGTGCCCACAGAGGATGCTGACGAAGTGACACCCTCAATCGTCACGTCAACGCTGCAAACAGTCGGTGAATCCGATACAGCCTCATCCCGGGCATTGTTGGATGTGTCAGCACCCTTCTGTTGGCAGCCAACCGTGATATTCGTTGCCTCCTCCGGAAAACCATCCTCTGGAATCGCCAGAGTGAATGAGTGACTgcttctgtcttccttccACCAGTTGCTTTCGTACGCTGGGATAACTTCTGTGTAATTGCCACAACACTCGGCGGAGGCGTTCGTTCCCGCCTGACTAACACAGTACGTGTTCTGGTATTCGGTCGGGAGaacttctccttcgcttccgcaCACCAGAGTGAAGCTGTTTTGAGAGGGGCTTAACGTGATGGTTTGGTGTGTTGGATTGCTGGTCTTTCCGTAGGCACATGTGACTGTCTGGTTTTCAGTCacactttctctcgcctcaaGCGTCACTGTCAACTTGCATTTGGCATTGTTTCCTTCCTTATCGAGGCAACCCACTATGAACTTTTTGTCGGTGTATGGAAGGTTCTCCGTGGGAATAGTTAGCCTCTTGGGCTTGGGGTTCTTTGAGTCGACATTGACTTCTTCCCATCTCACTGTCTCAATGTTGCCGGTGAGTAGGGTCGTGACATTGACACATTCAGTCGGACCATTTGCTTTGCAGTCCTTCAGGTCTGTGGTGCTTTCTGGACAAACTTGTTTCTCTGACAATCCGTCTGGTGCACATTTTAGATCCGATTGGCACACCAACTGCAGCGCAGATTTCGCTGCCGACAGCGTTGCCTGAAGTACCTTTGGTTTTCCTGCCTCGGTCGACAGGCAGGTGCACGTTGTCTGACCCTCGCTTTCCTGCACAACACACTCTGAGGCCGGTTCGTCGGCCACTGCTTGGATCACAAAGGAAGACGGATACCCAGATTGCCCTGCCGTGCTCGCGAGCAACAGCAGGACAACTAATCCCAATCGAGAGGCAAGTGTCATTTTCAGCGACACTTCGCGCACATTAAGAAACTGCGATGCCGAGGATGAGACATCGACGACCGCTGCGCCTTGCGTTCGCACATGCCCCATGATTTGACAAACAGGTATATTTGACCACTGAACAAGAGTGTAGTGTGGTGGAAGCTGCTCTTGTCAAGCTGGTACCAACGGTTGGTGCGTCGCAGGATAATAAAGTGCAATACCGTCCACGATGCAGGTGGTAGCACGCAATTGTAAAGTACAGATGTTTGCACCCATGCAGGGCTTAACGGTTTGGCGGGGTTCTGAAggggcagaaaagaagggtTGGACAACTGAAGACACCTTGCACGTCGTGTCCTCCTCACAACCGGTCTCCACGACTTTATCTTTCCTAAGGACGGGAGAATGGACGtcaacggagaagaagcaaagagtTTGAAACCAACTCTAAAGCCACCACGCTCTGCCTGTGCGCGGCTCTGCCAACCCTCCGTGATGGGGTTGTCGCCCAGTCTACGAAAAAGCACATCCAGCCGGAAACACGCGTGCGGCCAGAAGGCGCCCGACCAGACAGGACAGAGGATGCACGCTTTTCGACTTAATGCAGCAAAACCGCTGTGTCAAGACACCATTCATTCAAGTCAGTATTATTTGGTTTTGATAAGGAAGGTATCATGAAGATAAAAAAGTCTTAAATAAAATAGTCTCAAACTATATCGAAGACGGATTTCTTGGGTGTTACAATGAAATATCGATGCAAACTGTAGCACGGCAACTTGACCCGCCACGGCGCGTGCCCTGTCGATGGTACCCCAGTTCGGCAGCGTGGCAGCGGCGACTCGAAAGGGACGGAATGAGAGAGTGAAGAGCAGTTTCGTGTCTTGCACATAAACACTCCGTGAGCTTTCTTTACTCACAATGAACGTAGCTAACCTCGAGGAAGCCTAGCTTCACTTCACCCTCCTTCGGCATATACCTAGCGTCTagacaggcgacagcggaaTCGGGTAAATCGATTGCGAGCCtgccgcggagacagggtATACCAGGTTAGCGAGAAAAGCTACCTCGCAAGGTTTCCGGGTCCACCCCTTCGCTTCTGCCAACACGAGACAAAAATTTTCATCTGAATAAACAAGGGTGCTCACAGCGCAAAGCAGAAAGCACGACGCGGGGAACGACGCATAAATAAGCGCAGCGACACTATTTTCTGGCTTAGCGCAACAAATAATTCCTCTACGCATGATCCCTTCCTACGTTAATGCCTCCGGCAGTTGCCACGCTTTCTCGGCGAACCCTCGCTCAACCCGCTAGTGGTGGCTCCTCGTGAAGACAAGGGGGAGCCAGCGGTTTCAGCTAGATCGTACTTGGTCTTCAGCTCGCTCGTCAAACGACATGCCCAGGTTCGAATAGCTGTCTGACCTGGAGCATTCCCACGGTTGAAAAGGTGTTACCACAGGGCAGCATGCCAAGATGCACCGCGACAACGATGTGTCTAACCAGTTTCCAACATCTGGCGACAAGACATCCCCTGACGGAGCAAACATAGCCTTTCCGGGACCCCGTTTGCATACATCTATTGTGAGTCCTGGGAGTGAGCATGAAACTCAGGCATGCGAACCGGATTTTGGTGAAGGCAACAATCATTATCTCAAAGTGTTAGCGTTGAAAGGACACGATGTGGCCCTGCCGGGGTTAGAAGGGAAGCAAGAGATGGCACTCCGTGCTgggctctcttctctgccttccatGTTGGCTCCTTTGGCCACATTCTGTCGTCCCTGCATCCTTGGCcagctcgcctcctctcgttcgCTGCTACCCTTCCTGTCACTCCTGCCACCAAGGTCACCGTTATTGATCTGCACGCTGGTCCACCACGGCGTGAGAGATTCACAGGAAAACAGCCAATGTAGGCTAGCCTTCGCTGGAGCCGGTGAGACAGAGCACTGATGGACATAAATACATGTTTAAGTGGCTCTACAATTTTTACCAGTGAGTCTCTGCGCCCCTACCGCCTCGCTTGCACTAGCGCAATTCGACCGCATCGACAAGACACGTCCTGGAAGGTCACACTCAACACCGCAGTCACCGCAGTTTGActtcgttttccgtcttcaCTGAAATATCCTTTCTGTTGGCAGTGAAAATATGAGGAGGGTCCCGAGCGCACAGTACATCATTTCGGAGTCCGCTACCATGTTGTACCTCATTCCCCATGTCCGAAAACCCCGGACCGAGCGGGACGCCCGGCTGAACACAGTGTCTCTGGACAGGTCAAAAATTGCGTCGAAGAGGTAACGCAGAGCCGCATGCAACACGGCGAGTGTCTCAACGGTTGGTGCGGACccacttccttcttcatTGAATTTTATTTGCCTTATCATCACGAAAAGCAGTGTCGTGGAAGCAGGTTGTGAGGCGGACGCAATTTTCAAGGTGTTTTCACTTGTCCGACCTTGTTCTTTTATCTTTCCAGCCCCTGCAGAGCGCGGCCACCACGCAAGCACTGCAGGGATGggtctctctgttttgcgCAAGTGTGTGCTATTTCCCTCGTCACAGACAGTCTTGGTTTTATTGTTCGCCGGCACCGTATCCCCTGATAGCACCCCATCGAGGGCCCAATTTTTCCCACACTCTACCCTCGTTCAGTGGACAAACAGACCTTTTTGTCGAATCATGGCGCATGTGTATTTGGCGGGCGCGACGGTCGTCGAGGCCTCATCCTCGGCATCGCAGTTTCGCCATCTGCGCGGAAACCGCTGAAATGGACACTTGCATCTAGACTGGGATTCGCTTTCTTGCTGTCGCTGTGAGCATGGCAGGACTATCTTGTCATCAGTGTTTTGTGTGATCCAAGCAGTCGCATTCGCTCCGTACGCATAgcaagagagggaacgacGAAGTACGCCGGCGTTGGACACGGAAATGGCTCGCCAGAGCTTGTTGAAGCACCGTTGTCCGAGCAACTATCTGCACTGCAGGTAGCCTGCCACTCCGCACAACTGAACTTTGCAACGGATGGATCGGACAACAAGCAGGTATGTCCCGAAAGCACGTCTGACATGTAGGCCTGCAAAAAAAAGATGGAAAAATCCAATCTGCCGATGTGACAATCTTTCACATTGGATCCACGGAAGGCGTGGATTGGGCGAATGTGCCAGAGTATAGTATCAACACGGCGAAGAAGTTGAACATCCCGGCCATGAATCTCCCCTACACCGACAAAAAGTGCATTATGGGGCGCTTAGATACTAACAAATCGAACACCAACTGTAAGTTGACTGTGGCCGTTGCGGCCAGAGCAAGTGTGACTGACAAGACTGTCACATTTGCGTACAGGAAAAATAGCGATCAGATACATCAATCCATCAAGCTGGGTCCGTCGCACAACAGATTCACTCTGGTGTGCCGAGGCGGTGCAGAAATTCTCCCCACGCAACACCAGAGCACGTTCTGTCGCAGTAAGGACGGAGTGGGCGCCGCCAAGCACTGCAGTGGAAACTACACAGATGTTGTCCCAGCTTATGAGGATACATGGTGGGAGGAGACCACGGATAAAACCTCATACAGTCTGGTGATTCCTTCGGACGGTTTTccggaggaggagacgaagattACGGTTGGTTGCCAGAAGAAGACTGCTGAGTCATCCAACAATGCCCGGGATGAGGCTGTATCGGATTCACCGACTGTTTGCAGCGTCGATGTCACGATTGAGGGTGTCACTTCGTCGGCAGCTTCGTCTGTGTGTAGGGTCGAGATGTGTTCCTTGGTTATCGGCTTGGGGGTGATGTCGACTTCGGTTGCCTTTTTGTGATGTGACCCGAGTTCGCTGTCTGGCACTGTGTATGTTTTGAAACAGATGTGCCCGACTGCAGCTCTTATTGTGAGGCAGACTGAGTTTTGACTTTGTATTTAGACTCCCTTCCCGCCACTGTCGACTGAAACGTATTTGACGTGGTGTTGTTGCTTGGTCGTGTTCCCGGTTTCTGCCATCCGTAGATCGGACCAAGTCTGCCTCACTGCTCCCCAAGTGGGATGCCATTTCGGTTGCTTGCGTGTGATGCAGAAGATAGTGCTCTGTTTCCGTTGTACTTTCGTCTTTACTTCCCGTTCGCTCCAGCGTAAAGCGTGCCAAACAAGCCCCGCGGCGAGGAGGTCCGTTGTTTCTTGCAAACACCATTTTGCTCATTTGTTCACATGCTNNNNNNNNNNNNNNNNNNNNNNNNNNNNNNNNNNNNNNNNNNNNNNNNNNNNNNNNNNNNNNNNNNNNNNNNNNNNNNNNNNNNNNNNNNNNNNNNNNNNCTGCATCCCCTCTCACTCTCTTCCAGAGTACCGGCGGCTCAGAGGAGGAGTGCAGCCCGGACGGGTAACGGGGGCTGGTCGCGTGTCCCGGGCTGGGGGCGAAAACGTCAGCGGGCCGCGCCGTTGTCTTTGAGGAAGGACGGGCGGCAATCGGGTACGCGAGAGCTCCCACTgtcgcgaaagagaaacgatTCCGCAGTTTTGTGTTTCGCAGTCCTTGTTGCATGCCCGACAGAGTACATTGCTTTTCTTTCCAACAAAGGTCAACGCCTATCTTGCGCATCGGACACGGGCAGACTGTGACGTTAAGACTCGGGGGCACGTCTGCAGTATTCTCACTTTTTCAAACCTCGCAGACCCCCGAAGCTGTCAATGATTGCGGGCGCAGTGCCATCTCTCCGACTCACCTGCACGTTGTCACCGGATTCATCGAGAGTGTGgcgttctgcttctttccgACATTGTATCCTCTTATAGCCTTGCATTTACCGTACCTCTCGAGTCCGATTCACCGCACATTGCACCCGCTTGAATAGTAACAAAATTTTTTGTGACGGCTATGGCGCATCTCCTGCAAGCAGGCGCGACCCGCTTTGGGGTCTCTTCGTCGGTGTCGCACTTTTCCCTCCATCACCAAGTGCAACTGAAGCTCCGACTTGGTCCTCGAATAGTTTTGACCCTTTTACTCCTCGTCGCAACCACATCACAGCTGTGTGGCGACAGTACTTTTTTCACGACTAACGGAGCCGTTGCTCAAAAAACTGCGCCGTTCAGATGCGAGGATATTGATAACGGGACACAGTGCACGTGCGAGGCAACCTCCAGTGAAAGTGCAATTACTGCAACGCTATCTGCAACTAGGTCTGTGCTGCAGTTGCTTTGCAAAACCGGTTTAACATGGACACCAGCCGGAGCGGACAACAAGCAAGTATGCCCAGAAACCACAACCGACCTGAAGCAGTGCACGAAGGGTGGAGGCGAGCACCAATGTATTGATGTTACAACCTTGCTCGCTGGCTCCACCGATGATATCAAATGGAGAGAGGTTACAGGAGTTCCACCGACCGCTGATAAAAGCAAGATACTAACCATTCCGGCCGCGAATCTCCCCTACTCCGACAAAAAATTCATTGTTGGTTGCCTCTCTAGTGATCAAAGCACATCCAAATGCAAATTGACAGTGACGCTTG
The sequence above is a segment of the Neospora caninum Liverpool complete genome, chromosome IX genome. Coding sequences within it:
- a CDS encoding SAG3 protein, related, with translation MVHARLRGAAVVEASPSESHFFAVHGESLKRSLATRFVLVFLLLLASTAGLSGYPSPFVIQAAAATPNVSECVVQDSGGQTTCTCVSTDDRDPKELQATLSSTKSVLQLVCQTGLTCAPDELTQKQVCPENTPDLTKCKNDQGNPKCIDVTTLLAGSAESIGWEAVPEVKNVKAKKLSIPRENLPYSDKKFIVGCLSTPTTNNTAKCKLTVTLEARASVTDKHTVTCAYGKTSNPTHQSIKLSPSQNRFTLVCGSDGEVLPTDYKSTYCFSEEKGNAAKTCGGNYTEVIPAYESSWWNQDSSNHSFSLVIPQDSFPEEETKIVVGCGKKATGSVDGSKKGTSADSSSVCSVEVTIEGVTSSASFSVDTASAFSLVVGFASLLTGLGCVL
- a CDS encoding srs domain-containing protein: MAHLLQAGATRFGVSSSVSHFSLHHQVQLKLRLGPRIVLTLLLLVATTSQLCGDSTFFTTNGAVAQKTAPFRCEDIDNGTQCTCEATSSESAITATLSATRSVLQLLCKTGLTWTPAGADNKQVCPETTTDLKQCTKGGGEHQCIDVTTLLAGSTDDIKWREVTGVPPTADKSKILTIPAANLPYSDKKFIVGCLSSDQSTSKCKLTVTLEARPSVTEKNHTVTCAYGKTSNPTHQTVKLSPSQNSFTLVCGSEGEVLPTKYQDTYCGSKDGESAAAKQCSGNYTEVIPTYENTWWEETKDKTSYSLVIPSDSFPEEETKITLGCQKKASTSGDRTREEATAAASTVCTVDVTIEGVTSSASLSRGMDGVLFWVVGFGAMSIAFACL
- a CDS encoding srs domain-containing protein, producing the protein MGHVRTQGAAVVDVSSSASQFLNVREVSLKMTLASRLGLVVLLLLASTAGQSGYPSSFVIQAVADEPASECVVQESEGQTTCTCLSTEAGKPKVLQATLSAAKSALQLVCQSDLKCAPDGLSEKQVCPESTTDLKDCKANGPTECVNVTTLLTGNIETVRWEEVNVDSKNPKPKRLTIPTENLPYTDKKFIVGCLDKEGNNAKCKLTVTLEARESVTENQTVTCAYGKTSNPTHQTITLSPSQNSFTLVCGSEGEVLPTEYQNTYCVSQAGTNASAECCGNYTEVIPAYESNWWKEDRSSHSFTLAIPEDGFPEEATNITVGCQQKGADTSNNARDEAVSDSPTVCSVDVTIEGVTSSASSVGTAGAFSFLGGFAALLTGLGPVM